A window of the Salinirubellus salinus genome harbors these coding sequences:
- a CDS encoding potassium channel family protein yields the protein MRPLSERVSNLSRRDRLIAIYLLGLAVLVAFYMITYNIIMARLEGVNQSIFASFEFVVQTMTTTGYGQDSGFWSHPATYLFVALTQISGIAIGFFTLRLIIIPLFTGAEVNLDNRLTPKQDHVIICEYRRDSAVLLDELQELGIDYVLISSDEENAQELSNEGYSAIHGSPQDASAFDRASIDSARMVITDAGDANVNTILTVRSIRSDIEILTLTDDSEMRDILLDTGADTVLSPHGALGQRLAEKAISSISLDLTDTINLGGDLEVMEIPVHHGSHLIGSRIRESNIREETGANIIGAWIDGELQLPPNPDAIIRQNTVLLVTGGSEALESFSDFTRPARTLHRHEDIVIAGYGEVGQAAEDVLTDADIETTTIDVEDRKGVDIVAEAGAKETLVAAGIENAGAIIVGLPDDSASLLTTVLARSLNEDIEILARVSETDATRKALSAGADYVLSVPRVSARMVAKELRGEEILAPASQIRLIQVPAGPFAGSTLAKSEIYERTGCRVIAVEDDAGLTSTVDPQRQFTGDERLTIVGTDEAVQRFLKQFDVSPMQETET from the coding sequence ATGCGTCCACTTTCCGAGCGGGTATCGAACCTCTCCCGCCGTGACCGACTTATCGCCATCTACCTCCTCGGACTCGCGGTACTCGTGGCGTTCTACATGATCACCTATAACATCATAATGGCGCGCCTGGAAGGGGTGAACCAGTCGATATTCGCCTCTTTCGAATTCGTCGTCCAGACGATGACGACGACGGGGTATGGCCAGGACTCCGGGTTCTGGAGTCATCCAGCGACCTACCTCTTCGTCGCTCTCACGCAGATCTCTGGCATCGCTATCGGCTTTTTCACCCTACGGCTCATCATCATACCTCTATTCACTGGTGCCGAGGTGAACCTCGACAACCGGCTCACCCCGAAGCAGGATCACGTCATCATCTGCGAGTACCGTCGTGACTCCGCTGTCCTCCTCGACGAACTCCAGGAACTCGGTATCGATTACGTGCTCATCTCGTCCGACGAGGAAAACGCGCAGGAACTCTCTAACGAGGGGTACTCCGCCATCCATGGCTCTCCACAGGACGCCTCGGCGTTCGACCGGGCCAGCATCGACAGCGCTCGGATGGTCATTACGGATGCTGGGGACGCGAACGTCAACACCATCCTGACAGTCCGGTCGATTCGTTCGGATATCGAGATTCTCACGCTCACCGATGACAGTGAGATGCGCGATATCCTGCTCGATACAGGTGCGGACACTGTCCTCTCGCCACACGGAGCGCTCGGCCAGCGGCTCGCAGAGAAGGCGATCTCATCGATCAGCCTCGATCTGACAGACACGATCAACCTCGGCGGTGACTTGGAGGTGATGGAGATTCCGGTCCACCACGGGAGCCACCTGATCGGCTCTCGGATCCGTGAGTCGAATATCAGGGAGGAGACAGGTGCGAATATTATCGGGGCATGGATCGATGGGGAGCTCCAGTTGCCCCCCAACCCTGACGCTATCATCCGCCAGAATACTGTACTCCTCGTCACCGGGGGGAGCGAGGCGCTGGAGTCGTTCAGCGACTTCACGCGTCCGGCACGCACGCTCCACAGGCACGAGGACATCGTTATTGCCGGCTATGGTGAGGTCGGACAGGCGGCTGAGGACGTCCTCACCGATGCCGATATCGAGACGACGACCATCGACGTTGAGGACCGCAAGGGCGTCGATATCGTTGCGGAAGCAGGGGCAAAAGAGACCCTCGTGGCGGCAGGTATCGAGAACGCCGGGGCGATCATCGTCGGCCTCCCCGACGACTCTGCATCGCTGCTAACGACGGTGTTGGCACGGTCCCTGAACGAGGATATCGAGATTCTGGCACGGGTCAGCGAAACCGATGCCACGCGGAAGGCACTGAGCGCGGGGGCCGACTACGTCCTTTCAGTCCCCCGAGTGAGCGCGCGGATGGTCGCTAAGGAACTCCGGGGGGAGGAGATCCTCGCGCCGGCGAGCCAGATTCGGCTGATTCAGGTGCCCGCAGGCCCGTTTGCTGGCTCGACGCTTGCCAAGTCAGAGATTTATGAACGAACTGGCTGTCGCGTAATCGCCGTTGAAGATGATGCGGGACTCACCAGTACGGTCGATCCCCAGCGGCAGTTCACTGGCGACGAGCGACTTACCATCGTTGGCACGGATGAAGCGGTCCAGCGGTTCCTCAAGCAGTTCGATGTCTCACCGATGCAGGAGACCGAGACGTAG